From the Desulfovibrio sp. Fe33 genome, one window contains:
- a CDS encoding MFS transporter translates to MNLFKKYFVLFALSLGYAASYMLPYIKYVFYDQLLAGVGCNNEQAGFLLTVYTITALALYIPGGWVADKFKAKYVLVASLFGTGLLNFAFAMNMNYSFALVVWVLLAFSTAFAFWSGIIKAIRLLGSAAEQGKLYGFFSSGVGAFSAITSSVALYVYGLFTVDAVGGLKGVIYVQGATCILSSIIVFFFFEESESGAKESEDDKFKTSDIFIVLKNPMTWAISILIFCGHGIYTSTSYFNPYMTNVIGVTMTFSGLLAIVRTHVLRLTCGPLGGIFADRLKSPALVIISCFAVMTAILVVFMLLPTGANSTLVIGLQLLLAAVTFTCYSILYSCVEEVGIPRKFTGTTVAVASMIGYLPDMIYNPLFGGWLDNYGNTGYLYIFSFLAASGVVGLLAALLIRRNSVAASGRAAQTA, encoded by the coding sequence ATGAATCTGTTCAAGAAGTATTTCGTGCTCTTCGCACTTTCGCTCGGTTACGCAGCCAGCTACATGCTGCCCTACATCAAGTATGTCTTCTACGATCAGTTGCTGGCGGGAGTCGGATGCAACAACGAGCAGGCCGGGTTCCTGCTTACCGTCTACACCATAACGGCCCTGGCCCTGTATATCCCCGGCGGATGGGTGGCCGACAAGTTCAAGGCGAAATACGTCCTGGTGGCGTCCCTGTTCGGCACGGGCCTGCTCAATTTCGCCTTCGCCATGAACATGAACTACTCGTTCGCGCTGGTTGTCTGGGTGTTGCTGGCGTTCAGCACCGCCTTCGCCTTCTGGTCCGGCATCATCAAGGCCATCCGCCTGCTCGGCAGCGCCGCTGAACAGGGCAAGCTGTACGGCTTCTTCAGCTCCGGCGTGGGAGCCTTCTCGGCCATCACCTCCTCCGTCGCCCTCTACGTTTACGGCCTGTTCACGGTTGACGCCGTCGGCGGCCTGAAGGGCGTCATCTATGTCCAGGGCGCGACCTGTATCCTCTCCTCCATCATCGTCTTCTTCTTTTTCGAGGAATCCGAAAGCGGCGCAAAGGAGTCCGAGGACGACAAGTTCAAGACCAGCGACATTTTCATCGTGTTGAAGAACCCCATGACCTGGGCCATCTCCATCCTGATCTTCTGCGGCCACGGCATCTACACCAGCACCTCCTACTTCAATCCCTACATGACCAACGTCATCGGCGTGACCATGACGTTTTCCGGCCTGCTGGCCATCGTGCGCACCCATGTGCTCCGCCTGACCTGCGGCCCGCTGGGCGGCATCTTCGCCGACAGGCTGAAGTCGCCGGCCCTGGTCATCATCAGTTGTTTCGCGGTCATGACCGCCATTCTGGTTGTGTTCATGCTCCTCCCCACCGGGGCCAACTCCACCCTGGTCATCGGCCTCCAGCTCCTGCTTGCCGCAGTGACCTTCACTTGCTACTCGATCCTCTACTCCTGTGTTGAGGAAGTGGGCATCCCGCGCAAGTTCACCGGCACGACCGTGGCTGTCGCTTCAATGATAGGCTATCTGCCCGACATGATTTATAATCCGCTCTTCGGTGGGTGGCTCGATAACTACGGGAATACCGGATACCTGTACATCTTCAGCTTCCTCGCCGCGTCCGGCGTGGTCGGCCTCTTGGCGGCTCTGCTGATTCGCCGCAACAGTGTGGCGGCCTCCGGAAGGGCGGCTCAAACAGCGTAA